One Oncorhynchus kisutch isolate 150728-3 linkage group LG13, Okis_V2, whole genome shotgun sequence DNA window includes the following coding sequences:
- the LOC109906317 gene encoding protein Wnt-4-like has translation MPTVSAVNLTAQLLLLLLWATHPTMATNWLSLARMPRSRPVSGAALCGRLRGLSVGQVGVCRARGEVMESVRKAAEMVIEECQHQFRNRRWNCSTTPRGVNVFGRVMSQGTREAAFVHALSSAAVAVAVTRGCSRGELERCGCDRKVRGVSPEGFQWSGCSDNLSYGVAFSQTFVDETERAKGMSAGRPLMNVHNNEAGRKAILHNMQVECKCHGVSGSCELRTCWKVMPPFRRVGAVLKERFDGATEVRLSRIGSRTALLPRDPQVKPPAARDLVYLAVSPDFCRLDPDNGIPGTAGRRCNGTSRLAPDGCELVCCGPGYRAGRAEVVQRCSCKFSWCCSVRCQQCKNTVMIHTCRE, from the exons atgcCAACTGTCTCCGCTGTCAATCTCACGGCACAACTCCTCCTGCTGTTGCTATGGGCAACCCACCCGACCATGGCAACCAACTGGCT cTCCCTGGCGAGGATGCCGCGCTCGCGGCCCGTGTCGGGTGCTGCCCTCTGTGGGCGGCTGAGGGGACTGTCCGTGGGGCAGGTGGGGGTGTGCAGGGCGCGGGGAGAAGTCATGGAGTCTGTGCGCAAGGCAGCCGAGATGGTCATAGAGGAG TGCCAGCACCAGTTTCGTAATCGCCGTTGGAACTGCTCCACCACCCCACGTGGAGTCAACGTGTTCGGTAGAGTCATGAGCCAAG GCACGCGTGAGGCAGCCTTTGTGCACGCCCTGTCCTCGGCGGCGGTGGCGGTTGCAGTGACGCGAGGCTGCAGCCGGGGGGAGCTAGAGCGGTGTGGCTGCGACAGGAAGGTCAGAGGGGTCAGTCCCGAGG GTTTCCAGTGGTCTGGGTGCAGTGATAACCTGTCATATGGTGTGGCCTTCTCCCAGACATTCGTGGATGAGACGGAGCGTGCCAAGGGGATGTCGGCAGGGCGACCCCTCATGAATGTCCATAACAACGAGGCTGGACGGAag GCTATTCTCCATAACATGCAGGTGGAGTGTAAGTGTCATGGTGTCTCGGGATCCTGTGAGCTGAGGACCTGCTGGAAAGTCATGCCCCCATTTCGGCGCGTCGGCGCAGTGCTGAAGGAACGCTTTGATGGAGCCACAGAG GTGCGTCTGTCCCGTATCGGTTCCAGGACAGCCCTGCTGCCCAGAGACCCCCAGGTCAAACCTCCCGCCGCCAGGGACCTGGTGTACCTCGCTGTATCGCCAGACTTCTGCCGTCTCGACCCCGACAATGGGATCCCCGGGACAGCCGGCCGACGCTGTAACG GCACCTCCCGGCTGGCCCCAGATGGCTGTGAGCTGGTGTGTTGTGGGCCAGGGTACCGGGCAGGCCGGGCCGAGGTGGTGCAGCGCTGCTCCTGTAAGTTCTCCTGGTGCTGCTCGGTCCGCTGCCAGCAGTGCAAGAACACAGTGATGATCCACACCTGCCGAGAGTGA